The following proteins are encoded in a genomic region of Bubalus kerabau isolate K-KA32 ecotype Philippines breed swamp buffalo chromosome 15, PCC_UOA_SB_1v2, whole genome shotgun sequence:
- the LOC129629120 gene encoding olfactory receptor 51A7-like, with amino-acid sequence MMLPLNASEAAVSTFLLNGIPGLEGVHIWISISICLMYFMAILGNCTILFVIRTEPSLHEPMYHFLSMLALSDLGLSFSSLPMMLRIFLFNAMGISVDACIAQEFFIHGFTDMESSVLLIMSFDHFVAICNPLRYRSILTSSRVLHIGLAFAFKSILLVLPLPFILKRLKYCNKRLLSHSYCLHQDVMKLACSDNRVNFYYGLFVALCMMSDSMLIVVSYVFILKTVLGIASHKEWLKALNTCVSHICAVFIFYVPIITLALMHRFPKHTPPVAMILMADAFLLVSPLMNPILYCVKTRQIRVKVLEKLEKLGLKSK; translated from the coding sequence ATGATGCTTCCTCTCAATGCCTCAGAAGCTGCAGTCTCCACATTCCTGTTGAATGGGATCCCAGGGCTTGAGGGTGTGCACATTTGGATCTCCATCTCTATCTGCCTCATGTACTTCATGGCTATCCTGGGAAACTGCACCATTCTATTTGTCATCAGGACAGAGCCTTCTCTGCATGAGCCCATGTACCATTTCCTCTCTATGCTGGCATTATCAGACCTGGGCCtgtccttctcttctcttcccatgATGCTGAGGATCTTTTTGTTCAATGCCATGGGGATTTCTGTTGATGCCTGCATTGCTCAGGAATTTTTCATCCATGGATTCACAGACATGGAGTCTTCGGTACTCCTGATCATGTCTTTCGATCACTTTGTAGCAATTTGCAACCCCCTGAGATACCGCTCCATCCTTACTAGCTCCAGAGTTTTGCACATTGGGTTAGCATTTGCTTTTAAAAGCATTCTCCTAGTTCTTCCCCTCCCTTTCATTTTAAAGAGACTCAAATACTGTAATAAACGCCTGTTATCCCACTCCTACTGCCTCCACCAGGATGTCATGAAGCTGGCGTGCTCTGACAATAGAGTTAACTTCTACTACGGTCTGTTTGTTGCACTCTGTATGATGTCAGACAGTATGTTAATTGTTGTCTCCTATGTGTTTATTCTGAAGACTGTATTGGGTATTGCATCTCACAAGGAATGGCTTAAAGCTCTTAACACCTGTGTGTCCCACATCTGTGCTGTGTTCATCTTCTATGTGCCCATCATCACCTTGGCTCTCATGCATCGCTTTCCCAAGCATACACCCCCTGTGGCTATGATTCTGATGGCTGATGCATTCTTGCTGGTATCACCCTTGATGAATCCCATCTTGTATTGTGTAAAAACTCGGCAGATTAGAGTGAAGGTTctggaaaaattggaaaaattgGGTCTGAAGTCTAAATGA